The following are encoded together in the Flavobacterium sp. TR2 genome:
- a CDS encoding DNA topoisomerase IV, producing MKKILFLFPVLALVSCYNTEHNCKDFKTGKFKFETEVNGVKKTTFFERKDDIEIETFEGKTDTATIRWVSDCEYVLQKKHPKNMAEEKAISMKILTTSKDSYTFEFGLVGSEEKQRGTVYKVD from the coding sequence ATGAAAAAAATACTATTCTTATTTCCGGTACTGGCTTTAGTATCTTGTTATAATACCGAACACAATTGCAAAGATTTTAAAACTGGAAAATTCAAATTTGAAACAGAGGTCAATGGCGTAAAAAAAACAACTTTTTTTGAACGCAAAGACGATATTGAAATCGAAACTTTTGAAGGCAAAACAGATACGGCAACTATTCGCTGGGTAAGTGACTGCGAATATGTGCTGCAGAAAAAACATCCAAAAAATATGGCTGAAGAAAAAGCCATCAGCATGAAAATTCTAACGACTTCTAAAGATTCTTATACTTTTGAGTTTGGCTTGGTTGGTTCTGAGGAAAAGCAAAGAGGAACCGTTTACAAAGTTGATTAA